The following proteins are encoded in a genomic region of Syngnathus acus chromosome 22, fSynAcu1.2, whole genome shotgun sequence:
- the ptpn21 gene encoding tyrosine-protein phosphatase non-receptor type 21 isoform X2: MPLPFGLKLKRTRRYTVSSKSCLVTRIQQLNGEFVEFTLSVESTGQECLEAVAQRLELREITFFSLWYLNKQNLQRWIDLEKPLKKQLDKYSVEPTVYFGVVFYIPSVAQLQQEITRYQYYLQLKKDVLEGRISCTLEQAIRLASLAVQADFGDFNRYDSQEFLQKFALFPIDWIQDEQVLEEATQKVALLYQSYRGLSSPEAEMLYMQEVEKMEGYGHESYQAKDNTGTDVTLGSCLDGIFVKHKNGRPLHLFRWNEINNMSHNRSFFALELLNREESVQFQTEDMETSKYVCRMCLARLKFYKLNKSSLEECDPMPPEGSQKSLLTLAFPRFPMLSRPSLPSNKGQTQSTVVNPVRRRSSTRLSLPKPQGYMMPPPQMHYNGHFTEPYTSSQDNLYMNSQNGYCYHSQTSLDCPPLDYGGGGRLRNGSVYSAHSTSSLTNPQHYLQPSPMSSNPSITSDITRPDYVPSHRHSALIPPSYRATPDYETVMRQKSRGGGGMLLSQEHRQSHSMRNLNIGNSYAYSRPDPLVYSQPEIRGEHGGATQHHHHYPFHTGSSFHGPSPYHAYPIERRPVVGAVSVPELTNVQLQQAQEYPAANIMKTQVYRPPPPYPYAHPRPANSTPDLSRHLHVSSSNPDLIITRRVHHSVQTFQEDSLPVAHSLQEVSEPLLSGPVHRPPYHAQKRNSIEIAGLAQSLEGMRLKERHVSTSAVEAVTPPPAPRGGRSQGSQLNVFLERAKTEDRSDKEDVEYGHKKSLSDATMLVHSSGDEEEFDDDAGRHTPLSHDAIIPEEESPQHLFMAPQQQTPPEPPPAYPIGSSLDPMLAAALTYKVHPLLHETEPLYLRDVRQARIMPSVSEGDLSGEAKHKSKKDFKKRPVSDVPQAKKTIEGLPPPGMKKSVRSDTRKMGPLKVAHLNGLSMSRHPTQSEAKDERELDSNDERCKILEQHMEMGELLKEYESIPKCRPAAECTVAQMAESADKNRFQDVLPYDDTRVELVPTKENNTGYINASHIKINVGGHEWNYIASQGPLSNTCQDFWQMVWEQGVAIIAMVTAEEESGREKSFRYWPRLGSRHNTVTYGRFKITTRFRTESGCYATTGLKIKHLVMGQERTVWHLQYTDWPDHSCPDDFKGFLTYLEEIQSVRRHTNSISEPKNSNLPVLVHCSAGVGRSGVVILSEIMIACLEHNEMVDIKTVLMKLRQQRMMMVQTLSQYTFIYKVLVQYLRNSRLI, translated from the exons ATGCCCTTGCCTTTCGGCTTGAAGCTCAAGCGCACGAGACGGTACACGGTTTCTAGCAAGAGCTGCCTGGTCACTCGCATCCAGCAGCTCAATGGCGAGTTTGTGGAGTTCACGCTGTCAGTGGAGAGCACGGGCCAGGAATGTTTGGAGGCAGTCGCCCAGCGACTGGAGTTAAGAGAG ATCACGTTCTTTAGTCTATGGTACCTGAACAAACAGAACCTGCAGAGGTGGATCGACCTGGAAAAACCGCTGAAGAAGCAGTTGGACAAGTACAGTGTGGAGCCTACCGTCTATTTCGGAGTGGTGTTCTACATCCCCAGTGTCGCTCAGCTGCAGCAGGAGATCACGAG ATATCAGTATTATCTACAGTTGAAGAAGGATGTGCTGGAGGGCCGCATCTCATGCACTTTAGAACAAGCCATTCGCTTGGCTAGCCTCGCCGTGCAAG CCGACTTCGGAGACTTCAACCGCTACGATTCTCAGGAGTTTCTTCAGAAATTTGCGCTGTTCCCCATC GACTGGATCCAGGATGAGCAAGTTCTGGAGGAGGCCACTCAGAAAGTGGCCCTTCTCTATCAGTCTTACAG GGGTCTGTCGTCCCCAGAGGCCGAGATGTTGTACATGCAAGAGGTGGAGAAAATGGAGGGCTACGGCCACGAGAGTTATCAAGCCAAG GACAACACGGGCACAGATGTGACGTTGGGCTCCTGCCTGGACGGCATCTTTGTCAAACATAAAAATGGCAGGCCTCTTCATTTATTCAG GTGGAATGAAATTAACAACATGAGTCACAACAGGTCTTTCTTTGCCTTGGAGTTGCTCAACAGAGAGGAGAGTGTCCAGTTCCAGACC GAGGACATGGAAACTTCCAAATACGTGTGTCGCATGTGTCTGGCCAGGCTCAAGTTTTATAAGCTCAACAAGAGCAGCCT gGAGGAGTGTGACCCCATGCCTCCCGAAGGCTCCCAGAAGTCTCTCCTCACTCTTGCCTTTCCTCGTTTTCCAATGCTCTCTCGTCCCTCTCTGCCTTCAAATAAGGG ACAAACACAGTCCACAGTCGTCAACCCGGTCAGACGTAGATCGTCAACAAGATTGTCCCTG CCAAAGCCTCAGGGCTACATGATGCCCCCGCCACAAATGCACTACAACGGCCACTTCACGGAACCTTACACGTCATCGCAAG ACAACCTGTACATGAACAGCCAGAACGGTTACTGCTACCACTCCCAAACCAGCCTGGACTGCCCACCTCTGGAttacggcggcggcgggcgctTGCGTAACGGCAGTGTGTACAGCGCCCACAGCACCAGCTCCCTGACTAACCCTCAGCACTACCTCCAGCCCTCGCCCATGTCCTCCAACCCCTCCATCACCAGCGACATCACCCGGCCTGACTACGTGCCCTCGCACCGCCACAGCGCCCTCATCCCGCCTTCCTACCGAGCCACTCCAGACTACGAGACGGTCATGCGGCAGAAGAGccgaggcggcggcgggatGCTTTTGTCCCAGGAGCACCGGCAAAGCCACTCCATGAGGAACCTGAACATCGGGAACTCGTACGCTTACAGCAGGCCGGACCCTCTTGTTTACAGCCAGCCCGAAATCCGAGGGGAGCACGGTGGCGCCAcccagcaccaccaccactatCCCTTCCACACGGGCTCCAGCTTCCACGGCCCGTCGCCGTACCACGCTTATCCCATCGAGAGGAGACCCGTGGTGGGAGCCGTCAGTGTGCCGGAGCTCACCAACGTCCAGCTGCAGCAAGCCCAAGAGTATCCGGCCGCCAACATTATGAAGACGCAGGTGTACAGACCGCCTCCGCCGTACCCGTACGCCCACCCTCGGCCCGCCAACAGCACGCCGGACCTGTCGCGCCACCTCCACGTCAGCAGCAGTAACCCAGATCTGATTATCACACGCCGCGTGCACCATTCTGTCCAGACTTTCCAGGAGGACAGCTTGCCTGTGGCGCACTCTCTGCAGGAGGTATCCGAGCCGCTTTTAAGCGGACCCGTGCACAGACCCCCTTACCACGCTCAGAAGCGCAACTCCATCGAGATAGCCGGGCTAGCGCAGAGCCTCGAGGGCATGCGGCTGAAAGAGCGGCACGTGTCGACTTCGGCCGTCGAGGCGGTCACGCCTCCTCCGGCCCCGCGCGGAGGTCGCTCGCAGGGTTCCCAGCTCAACGTGTTCTTGGAGCGTGCCAAGACAGAAGACAGGAGTGACAAGGAAGACGTAGAGTACGGTCACAAGAAGTCCCTCTCCGACGCCACCATGCTGGTGCACAGCAGTGGCGACGAGGAGGAGTTTGATGATGACGCAGGGCGCCACACGCCGCTCTCTCACGACGCCATCATCCCCGAAGAGGAATCTCCGCAACATCTCTTCATGGCTCCTCAACAACAGACCCCTCCTGAGCCACCCCCTGCTTATCCCATTGGCTCATCTCTGGACCCTATGCTAGCTGCCGCCCTCACCTACAAGGTCCACCCTCTGCTCCACGAGACCGAGCCGCTGTACTTGCGCGATGTGCGGCAAGCCCGAATCATGCCCTCGGTGTCAGAGGGAGACCTGAGCGGCGAGGCCAAGCACAAGTCCAAGAAGGACTTCAAGAAGAGGCCTGTGTCTGACGTGCCTCAGGCCAAGAAGACCATCGAAGGTTTACCTCCACcg GGCATGAAGAAGAGCGTGCGCTCCGATACGAGGAAGATGGGGCCCCTGAAGGTGGCTCATCTCAACGGCCTGTCCATGTCCAGGCACCCGACGCAAAGCGAAGCCAAAGACGAGCGGGAACTAGACTCCAACGACGAGAGG tgCAAAATCTTGGAGCAGCACATGGAGATGGGTGAGCTGCTGAAAGAGTACGAGAGCATCCCCAAGTGTCGCCCGGCGGCCGAGTGCACCGTCGCCCAAATGGCCGAGAGCGCAGACAAGAACCGCTTCCAAGACGTGCTGCCTTACGATGACACCCGCGTGGAGCTGGTGCCCACCAAGGAGAACAACACGGGCTACATCAACGCCTCACACATTAAA ATCAACGTAGGAGGACATGAGTGGAACTACATCGCCAGCCAGGGGCCGCTTTCCAACACATGCCAGGACTTCTGGCAGATGGTATGGGAGCAAGGTGTCGCCATCATTGCCATGGTTACCGCCGAAGAG GAGAGCGGGCGGGAAAAGAGCTTCCGTTACTGGCCTCGTCTGGGCTCGCGGCACAACACTGTAACGTACGGCCGCTTCAAGATCACCACGCGCTTCCGCACCGAGTCGGGCTGCTACGCCACCACGGGCTTGAAGATCAAACACCTGGTGATGGGCCAGGAGAGGACCGTGTGGCACCTGCAGTACACAGACTGGCCAGACCACAGCTGTCCCGACGATTTCAAAGGCTTCCTCA CTTACCTGGAGGAGATCCAGTCGGTGCGGAGGCACACCAACAGCATCAGTGAGCCAAAGAACAGCAACCTGCCCGTACTGGTGCATTGCAGCGCCGGAGTGGGACGCAGCGGCGTGGTCATCTTGTCCGAGATCATGATTGCCTGCCTAGAGCACAACGAG ATGGTGGACATTAAGACGGTGTTGATGAAGCTACGCCAGCAGAGGATGATGATGGTCCAGACCTTGTCCCAGTACACCTTCATCTACAAGGTGTTAGTCCAGTACCTCCGCAACTCCCGGCTCATCTGA
- the ptpn21 gene encoding tyrosine-protein phosphatase non-receptor type 21 isoform X1, which produces MPLPFGLKLKRTRRYTVSSKSCLVTRIQQLNGEFVEFTLSVESTGQECLEAVAQRLELREITFFSLWYLNKQNLQRWIDLEKPLKKQLDKYSVEPTVYFGVVFYIPSVAQLQQEITRYQYYLQLKKDVLEGRISCTLEQAIRLASLAVQADFGDFNRYDSQEFLQKFALFPIDWIQDEQVLEEATQKVALLYQSYRGLSSPEAEMLYMQEVEKMEGYGHESYQAKDNTGTDVTLGSCLDGIFVKHKNGRPLHLFRWNEINNMSHNRSFFALELLNREESVQFQTEDMETSKYVCRMCLARLKFYKLNKSSLEECDPMPPEGSQKSLLTLAFPRFPMLSRPSLPSNKGQTQSTVVNPVRRRSSTRLSLQPKPQGYMMPPPQMHYNGHFTEPYTSSQDNLYMNSQNGYCYHSQTSLDCPPLDYGGGGRLRNGSVYSAHSTSSLTNPQHYLQPSPMSSNPSITSDITRPDYVPSHRHSALIPPSYRATPDYETVMRQKSRGGGGMLLSQEHRQSHSMRNLNIGNSYAYSRPDPLVYSQPEIRGEHGGATQHHHHYPFHTGSSFHGPSPYHAYPIERRPVVGAVSVPELTNVQLQQAQEYPAANIMKTQVYRPPPPYPYAHPRPANSTPDLSRHLHVSSSNPDLIITRRVHHSVQTFQEDSLPVAHSLQEVSEPLLSGPVHRPPYHAQKRNSIEIAGLAQSLEGMRLKERHVSTSAVEAVTPPPAPRGGRSQGSQLNVFLERAKTEDRSDKEDVEYGHKKSLSDATMLVHSSGDEEEFDDDAGRHTPLSHDAIIPEEESPQHLFMAPQQQTPPEPPPAYPIGSSLDPMLAAALTYKVHPLLHETEPLYLRDVRQARIMPSVSEGDLSGEAKHKSKKDFKKRPVSDVPQAKKTIEGLPPPGMKKSVRSDTRKMGPLKVAHLNGLSMSRHPTQSEAKDERELDSNDERCKILEQHMEMGELLKEYESIPKCRPAAECTVAQMAESADKNRFQDVLPYDDTRVELVPTKENNTGYINASHIKINVGGHEWNYIASQGPLSNTCQDFWQMVWEQGVAIIAMVTAEEESGREKSFRYWPRLGSRHNTVTYGRFKITTRFRTESGCYATTGLKIKHLVMGQERTVWHLQYTDWPDHSCPDDFKGFLTYLEEIQSVRRHTNSISEPKNSNLPVLVHCSAGVGRSGVVILSEIMIACLEHNEMVDIKTVLMKLRQQRMMMVQTLSQYTFIYKVLVQYLRNSRLI; this is translated from the exons ATGCCCTTGCCTTTCGGCTTGAAGCTCAAGCGCACGAGACGGTACACGGTTTCTAGCAAGAGCTGCCTGGTCACTCGCATCCAGCAGCTCAATGGCGAGTTTGTGGAGTTCACGCTGTCAGTGGAGAGCACGGGCCAGGAATGTTTGGAGGCAGTCGCCCAGCGACTGGAGTTAAGAGAG ATCACGTTCTTTAGTCTATGGTACCTGAACAAACAGAACCTGCAGAGGTGGATCGACCTGGAAAAACCGCTGAAGAAGCAGTTGGACAAGTACAGTGTGGAGCCTACCGTCTATTTCGGAGTGGTGTTCTACATCCCCAGTGTCGCTCAGCTGCAGCAGGAGATCACGAG ATATCAGTATTATCTACAGTTGAAGAAGGATGTGCTGGAGGGCCGCATCTCATGCACTTTAGAACAAGCCATTCGCTTGGCTAGCCTCGCCGTGCAAG CCGACTTCGGAGACTTCAACCGCTACGATTCTCAGGAGTTTCTTCAGAAATTTGCGCTGTTCCCCATC GACTGGATCCAGGATGAGCAAGTTCTGGAGGAGGCCACTCAGAAAGTGGCCCTTCTCTATCAGTCTTACAG GGGTCTGTCGTCCCCAGAGGCCGAGATGTTGTACATGCAAGAGGTGGAGAAAATGGAGGGCTACGGCCACGAGAGTTATCAAGCCAAG GACAACACGGGCACAGATGTGACGTTGGGCTCCTGCCTGGACGGCATCTTTGTCAAACATAAAAATGGCAGGCCTCTTCATTTATTCAG GTGGAATGAAATTAACAACATGAGTCACAACAGGTCTTTCTTTGCCTTGGAGTTGCTCAACAGAGAGGAGAGTGTCCAGTTCCAGACC GAGGACATGGAAACTTCCAAATACGTGTGTCGCATGTGTCTGGCCAGGCTCAAGTTTTATAAGCTCAACAAGAGCAGCCT gGAGGAGTGTGACCCCATGCCTCCCGAAGGCTCCCAGAAGTCTCTCCTCACTCTTGCCTTTCCTCGTTTTCCAATGCTCTCTCGTCCCTCTCTGCCTTCAAATAAGGG ACAAACACAGTCCACAGTCGTCAACCCGGTCAGACGTAGATCGTCAACAAGATTGTCCCTG CAGCCAAAGCCTCAGGGCTACATGATGCCCCCGCCACAAATGCACTACAACGGCCACTTCACGGAACCTTACACGTCATCGCAAG ACAACCTGTACATGAACAGCCAGAACGGTTACTGCTACCACTCCCAAACCAGCCTGGACTGCCCACCTCTGGAttacggcggcggcgggcgctTGCGTAACGGCAGTGTGTACAGCGCCCACAGCACCAGCTCCCTGACTAACCCTCAGCACTACCTCCAGCCCTCGCCCATGTCCTCCAACCCCTCCATCACCAGCGACATCACCCGGCCTGACTACGTGCCCTCGCACCGCCACAGCGCCCTCATCCCGCCTTCCTACCGAGCCACTCCAGACTACGAGACGGTCATGCGGCAGAAGAGccgaggcggcggcgggatGCTTTTGTCCCAGGAGCACCGGCAAAGCCACTCCATGAGGAACCTGAACATCGGGAACTCGTACGCTTACAGCAGGCCGGACCCTCTTGTTTACAGCCAGCCCGAAATCCGAGGGGAGCACGGTGGCGCCAcccagcaccaccaccactatCCCTTCCACACGGGCTCCAGCTTCCACGGCCCGTCGCCGTACCACGCTTATCCCATCGAGAGGAGACCCGTGGTGGGAGCCGTCAGTGTGCCGGAGCTCACCAACGTCCAGCTGCAGCAAGCCCAAGAGTATCCGGCCGCCAACATTATGAAGACGCAGGTGTACAGACCGCCTCCGCCGTACCCGTACGCCCACCCTCGGCCCGCCAACAGCACGCCGGACCTGTCGCGCCACCTCCACGTCAGCAGCAGTAACCCAGATCTGATTATCACACGCCGCGTGCACCATTCTGTCCAGACTTTCCAGGAGGACAGCTTGCCTGTGGCGCACTCTCTGCAGGAGGTATCCGAGCCGCTTTTAAGCGGACCCGTGCACAGACCCCCTTACCACGCTCAGAAGCGCAACTCCATCGAGATAGCCGGGCTAGCGCAGAGCCTCGAGGGCATGCGGCTGAAAGAGCGGCACGTGTCGACTTCGGCCGTCGAGGCGGTCACGCCTCCTCCGGCCCCGCGCGGAGGTCGCTCGCAGGGTTCCCAGCTCAACGTGTTCTTGGAGCGTGCCAAGACAGAAGACAGGAGTGACAAGGAAGACGTAGAGTACGGTCACAAGAAGTCCCTCTCCGACGCCACCATGCTGGTGCACAGCAGTGGCGACGAGGAGGAGTTTGATGATGACGCAGGGCGCCACACGCCGCTCTCTCACGACGCCATCATCCCCGAAGAGGAATCTCCGCAACATCTCTTCATGGCTCCTCAACAACAGACCCCTCCTGAGCCACCCCCTGCTTATCCCATTGGCTCATCTCTGGACCCTATGCTAGCTGCCGCCCTCACCTACAAGGTCCACCCTCTGCTCCACGAGACCGAGCCGCTGTACTTGCGCGATGTGCGGCAAGCCCGAATCATGCCCTCGGTGTCAGAGGGAGACCTGAGCGGCGAGGCCAAGCACAAGTCCAAGAAGGACTTCAAGAAGAGGCCTGTGTCTGACGTGCCTCAGGCCAAGAAGACCATCGAAGGTTTACCTCCACcg GGCATGAAGAAGAGCGTGCGCTCCGATACGAGGAAGATGGGGCCCCTGAAGGTGGCTCATCTCAACGGCCTGTCCATGTCCAGGCACCCGACGCAAAGCGAAGCCAAAGACGAGCGGGAACTAGACTCCAACGACGAGAGG tgCAAAATCTTGGAGCAGCACATGGAGATGGGTGAGCTGCTGAAAGAGTACGAGAGCATCCCCAAGTGTCGCCCGGCGGCCGAGTGCACCGTCGCCCAAATGGCCGAGAGCGCAGACAAGAACCGCTTCCAAGACGTGCTGCCTTACGATGACACCCGCGTGGAGCTGGTGCCCACCAAGGAGAACAACACGGGCTACATCAACGCCTCACACATTAAA ATCAACGTAGGAGGACATGAGTGGAACTACATCGCCAGCCAGGGGCCGCTTTCCAACACATGCCAGGACTTCTGGCAGATGGTATGGGAGCAAGGTGTCGCCATCATTGCCATGGTTACCGCCGAAGAG GAGAGCGGGCGGGAAAAGAGCTTCCGTTACTGGCCTCGTCTGGGCTCGCGGCACAACACTGTAACGTACGGCCGCTTCAAGATCACCACGCGCTTCCGCACCGAGTCGGGCTGCTACGCCACCACGGGCTTGAAGATCAAACACCTGGTGATGGGCCAGGAGAGGACCGTGTGGCACCTGCAGTACACAGACTGGCCAGACCACAGCTGTCCCGACGATTTCAAAGGCTTCCTCA CTTACCTGGAGGAGATCCAGTCGGTGCGGAGGCACACCAACAGCATCAGTGAGCCAAAGAACAGCAACCTGCCCGTACTGGTGCATTGCAGCGCCGGAGTGGGACGCAGCGGCGTGGTCATCTTGTCCGAGATCATGATTGCCTGCCTAGAGCACAACGAG ATGGTGGACATTAAGACGGTGTTGATGAAGCTACGCCAGCAGAGGATGATGATGGTCCAGACCTTGTCCCAGTACACCTTCATCTACAAGGTGTTAGTCCAGTACCTCCGCAACTCCCGGCTCATCTGA
- the ptpn21 gene encoding tyrosine-protein phosphatase non-receptor type 21 isoform X3 — MPLPFGLKLKRTRRYTVSSKSCLVTRIQQLNGEFVEFTLSVESTGQECLEAVAQRLELREITFFSLWYLNKQNLQRWIDLEKPLKKQLDKYSVEPTVYFGVVFYIPSVAQLQQEITRYQYYLQLKKDVLEGRISCTLEQAIRLASLAVQADFGDFNRYDSQEFLQKFALFPIDWIQDEQVLEEATQKVALLYQSYRGLSSPEAEMLYMQEVEKMEGYGHESYQAKDNTGTDVTLGSCLDGIFVKHKNGRPLHLFRWNEINNMSHNRSFFALELLNREESVQFQTEDMETSKYVCRMCLARLKFYKLNKSSLQTQSTVVNPVRRRSSTRLSLQPKPQGYMMPPPQMHYNGHFTEPYTSSQDNLYMNSQNGYCYHSQTSLDCPPLDYGGGGRLRNGSVYSAHSTSSLTNPQHYLQPSPMSSNPSITSDITRPDYVPSHRHSALIPPSYRATPDYETVMRQKSRGGGGMLLSQEHRQSHSMRNLNIGNSYAYSRPDPLVYSQPEIRGEHGGATQHHHHYPFHTGSSFHGPSPYHAYPIERRPVVGAVSVPELTNVQLQQAQEYPAANIMKTQVYRPPPPYPYAHPRPANSTPDLSRHLHVSSSNPDLIITRRVHHSVQTFQEDSLPVAHSLQEVSEPLLSGPVHRPPYHAQKRNSIEIAGLAQSLEGMRLKERHVSTSAVEAVTPPPAPRGGRSQGSQLNVFLERAKTEDRSDKEDVEYGHKKSLSDATMLVHSSGDEEEFDDDAGRHTPLSHDAIIPEEESPQHLFMAPQQQTPPEPPPAYPIGSSLDPMLAAALTYKVHPLLHETEPLYLRDVRQARIMPSVSEGDLSGEAKHKSKKDFKKRPVSDVPQAKKTIEGLPPPGMKKSVRSDTRKMGPLKVAHLNGLSMSRHPTQSEAKDERELDSNDERCKILEQHMEMGELLKEYESIPKCRPAAECTVAQMAESADKNRFQDVLPYDDTRVELVPTKENNTGYINASHIKINVGGHEWNYIASQGPLSNTCQDFWQMVWEQGVAIIAMVTAEEESGREKSFRYWPRLGSRHNTVTYGRFKITTRFRTESGCYATTGLKIKHLVMGQERTVWHLQYTDWPDHSCPDDFKGFLTYLEEIQSVRRHTNSISEPKNSNLPVLVHCSAGVGRSGVVILSEIMIACLEHNEMVDIKTVLMKLRQQRMMMVQTLSQYTFIYKVLVQYLRNSRLI; from the exons ATGCCCTTGCCTTTCGGCTTGAAGCTCAAGCGCACGAGACGGTACACGGTTTCTAGCAAGAGCTGCCTGGTCACTCGCATCCAGCAGCTCAATGGCGAGTTTGTGGAGTTCACGCTGTCAGTGGAGAGCACGGGCCAGGAATGTTTGGAGGCAGTCGCCCAGCGACTGGAGTTAAGAGAG ATCACGTTCTTTAGTCTATGGTACCTGAACAAACAGAACCTGCAGAGGTGGATCGACCTGGAAAAACCGCTGAAGAAGCAGTTGGACAAGTACAGTGTGGAGCCTACCGTCTATTTCGGAGTGGTGTTCTACATCCCCAGTGTCGCTCAGCTGCAGCAGGAGATCACGAG ATATCAGTATTATCTACAGTTGAAGAAGGATGTGCTGGAGGGCCGCATCTCATGCACTTTAGAACAAGCCATTCGCTTGGCTAGCCTCGCCGTGCAAG CCGACTTCGGAGACTTCAACCGCTACGATTCTCAGGAGTTTCTTCAGAAATTTGCGCTGTTCCCCATC GACTGGATCCAGGATGAGCAAGTTCTGGAGGAGGCCACTCAGAAAGTGGCCCTTCTCTATCAGTCTTACAG GGGTCTGTCGTCCCCAGAGGCCGAGATGTTGTACATGCAAGAGGTGGAGAAAATGGAGGGCTACGGCCACGAGAGTTATCAAGCCAAG GACAACACGGGCACAGATGTGACGTTGGGCTCCTGCCTGGACGGCATCTTTGTCAAACATAAAAATGGCAGGCCTCTTCATTTATTCAG GTGGAATGAAATTAACAACATGAGTCACAACAGGTCTTTCTTTGCCTTGGAGTTGCTCAACAGAGAGGAGAGTGTCCAGTTCCAGACC GAGGACATGGAAACTTCCAAATACGTGTGTCGCATGTGTCTGGCCAGGCTCAAGTTTTATAAGCTCAACAAGAGCAGCCT ACAAACACAGTCCACAGTCGTCAACCCGGTCAGACGTAGATCGTCAACAAGATTGTCCCTG CAGCCAAAGCCTCAGGGCTACATGATGCCCCCGCCACAAATGCACTACAACGGCCACTTCACGGAACCTTACACGTCATCGCAAG ACAACCTGTACATGAACAGCCAGAACGGTTACTGCTACCACTCCCAAACCAGCCTGGACTGCCCACCTCTGGAttacggcggcggcgggcgctTGCGTAACGGCAGTGTGTACAGCGCCCACAGCACCAGCTCCCTGACTAACCCTCAGCACTACCTCCAGCCCTCGCCCATGTCCTCCAACCCCTCCATCACCAGCGACATCACCCGGCCTGACTACGTGCCCTCGCACCGCCACAGCGCCCTCATCCCGCCTTCCTACCGAGCCACTCCAGACTACGAGACGGTCATGCGGCAGAAGAGccgaggcggcggcgggatGCTTTTGTCCCAGGAGCACCGGCAAAGCCACTCCATGAGGAACCTGAACATCGGGAACTCGTACGCTTACAGCAGGCCGGACCCTCTTGTTTACAGCCAGCCCGAAATCCGAGGGGAGCACGGTGGCGCCAcccagcaccaccaccactatCCCTTCCACACGGGCTCCAGCTTCCACGGCCCGTCGCCGTACCACGCTTATCCCATCGAGAGGAGACCCGTGGTGGGAGCCGTCAGTGTGCCGGAGCTCACCAACGTCCAGCTGCAGCAAGCCCAAGAGTATCCGGCCGCCAACATTATGAAGACGCAGGTGTACAGACCGCCTCCGCCGTACCCGTACGCCCACCCTCGGCCCGCCAACAGCACGCCGGACCTGTCGCGCCACCTCCACGTCAGCAGCAGTAACCCAGATCTGATTATCACACGCCGCGTGCACCATTCTGTCCAGACTTTCCAGGAGGACAGCTTGCCTGTGGCGCACTCTCTGCAGGAGGTATCCGAGCCGCTTTTAAGCGGACCCGTGCACAGACCCCCTTACCACGCTCAGAAGCGCAACTCCATCGAGATAGCCGGGCTAGCGCAGAGCCTCGAGGGCATGCGGCTGAAAGAGCGGCACGTGTCGACTTCGGCCGTCGAGGCGGTCACGCCTCCTCCGGCCCCGCGCGGAGGTCGCTCGCAGGGTTCCCAGCTCAACGTGTTCTTGGAGCGTGCCAAGACAGAAGACAGGAGTGACAAGGAAGACGTAGAGTACGGTCACAAGAAGTCCCTCTCCGACGCCACCATGCTGGTGCACAGCAGTGGCGACGAGGAGGAGTTTGATGATGACGCAGGGCGCCACACGCCGCTCTCTCACGACGCCATCATCCCCGAAGAGGAATCTCCGCAACATCTCTTCATGGCTCCTCAACAACAGACCCCTCCTGAGCCACCCCCTGCTTATCCCATTGGCTCATCTCTGGACCCTATGCTAGCTGCCGCCCTCACCTACAAGGTCCACCCTCTGCTCCACGAGACCGAGCCGCTGTACTTGCGCGATGTGCGGCAAGCCCGAATCATGCCCTCGGTGTCAGAGGGAGACCTGAGCGGCGAGGCCAAGCACAAGTCCAAGAAGGACTTCAAGAAGAGGCCTGTGTCTGACGTGCCTCAGGCCAAGAAGACCATCGAAGGTTTACCTCCACcg GGCATGAAGAAGAGCGTGCGCTCCGATACGAGGAAGATGGGGCCCCTGAAGGTGGCTCATCTCAACGGCCTGTCCATGTCCAGGCACCCGACGCAAAGCGAAGCCAAAGACGAGCGGGAACTAGACTCCAACGACGAGAGG tgCAAAATCTTGGAGCAGCACATGGAGATGGGTGAGCTGCTGAAAGAGTACGAGAGCATCCCCAAGTGTCGCCCGGCGGCCGAGTGCACCGTCGCCCAAATGGCCGAGAGCGCAGACAAGAACCGCTTCCAAGACGTGCTGCCTTACGATGACACCCGCGTGGAGCTGGTGCCCACCAAGGAGAACAACACGGGCTACATCAACGCCTCACACATTAAA ATCAACGTAGGAGGACATGAGTGGAACTACATCGCCAGCCAGGGGCCGCTTTCCAACACATGCCAGGACTTCTGGCAGATGGTATGGGAGCAAGGTGTCGCCATCATTGCCATGGTTACCGCCGAAGAG GAGAGCGGGCGGGAAAAGAGCTTCCGTTACTGGCCTCGTCTGGGCTCGCGGCACAACACTGTAACGTACGGCCGCTTCAAGATCACCACGCGCTTCCGCACCGAGTCGGGCTGCTACGCCACCACGGGCTTGAAGATCAAACACCTGGTGATGGGCCAGGAGAGGACCGTGTGGCACCTGCAGTACACAGACTGGCCAGACCACAGCTGTCCCGACGATTTCAAAGGCTTCCTCA CTTACCTGGAGGAGATCCAGTCGGTGCGGAGGCACACCAACAGCATCAGTGAGCCAAAGAACAGCAACCTGCCCGTACTGGTGCATTGCAGCGCCGGAGTGGGACGCAGCGGCGTGGTCATCTTGTCCGAGATCATGATTGCCTGCCTAGAGCACAACGAG ATGGTGGACATTAAGACGGTGTTGATGAAGCTACGCCAGCAGAGGATGATGATGGTCCAGACCTTGTCCCAGTACACCTTCATCTACAAGGTGTTAGTCCAGTACCTCCGCAACTCCCGGCTCATCTGA